From a region of the Impatiens glandulifera chromosome 4, dImpGla2.1, whole genome shotgun sequence genome:
- the LOC124935222 gene encoding cucumisin-like — MKGVVSVFPNRNNDMLTTRSWDFINFPQSIKRKTVESSIIVAVIDSGIWPEKIIGARYYKKNGHFSTEDVQSPRDTIGHGTYMASIIAGNIDKSASFFGLGTGTARGGVPSSLIAAYKVCWSSGCDDADIIAAFADAITDGVDIISISMGDENPISYFTNSLSIGSFKAMRKGILTEVPIGNKVGASTIDRNFISNLEMGNGVVVKGVSINMFDETDFYPMVYGSDVPNNRMNVSSNVSRTCKRNSLDTTLVKDKIVICDEYNIGTEALSVGATGMVIRARERKDDSDAFVLPTTYVFGYEDNRMSNYYMRLREKNMTPTARIFKTKGGIDSSSPYIGSFSSRGPNLITPEILKPDLCAPGVHILAAWTPLNSPTKEQIDKRRSPYNILSGTSMASSHVAAAAAYVKSFNPSLSPTAIKSALITTVSKMSETTTPDVEFAYGAGHINIASAINPGLVYDAKIVDYVRFLCGQGYTNEQLYLLTSEHTSCTTYGSTISSNLNMPSFSIPVSRSARFNVTLTRKITNVGTESFTYSAVISSPPSVQIRVVPNRLSFSRVGTTVQFTMIVEGMLTRENMVSASLSWIGPKNTVRSPIVVFVREQP; from the exons ATGAAAGGAGTTGTATCAGTGTTTCCTAATAGAAACAATGACATGCTTACGACAAGATCATGGGACTTCATAAATTTTCCTCAATCGATCAAAAGAAAAACAGTTGAGAGTAGTATCATTGTTGCTGTAATAGATTCCGGAATTTGGCCAGA aaaAATCATTGGAGCAAGGTATTACAAAAAGAATGGTCACTTCTCCACCGAGGATGTTCAATCTCCAAGAGACACCATTGGTCATGGAACTTATATGGCCTCAATAATTGCGGGCAACATTGATAAATCAGCAAGTTTTTTTGGCCTAGGTACAGGTACAGCTCGAGGCGGTGTCCCATCTTCGCTAATTGCCGCATATAAAGTATGTTGGTCCTCTGGTTGCGACGATGCCGACATCATTGCAGCATTCGCTGATGCAATCACAGACGGTGTAGACATAATATCAATTTCTATGGGAGATGAAAATCCTATAAGCTATTTTACGAATTCTTTATCTATTGGGAGTTTTAAAGCAATGAGAAAAGGAATTTTAACGGAAGTGCCAATAGGAAATAAGG TCGGTGCAAGCACTATTGATCGAAACTTCATTAGCAATTTAGAAATGGGTAATGGTGTGGTTGTTAAG GGAGTTtcaataaatatgtttgatgaAACTGATTTCTACCCTATGGTGTATGGTTCTGATGTGCCAAATAATAGAATGAATGTTTCCAGCAACGTATCTAG AACGTGCAAAAGAAACTCACTCGATACTACATTAGTAAAggataaaattgttatttgtgACGAATATAATATAGGGACAGAAGCTCTTTCTGTTGGTGCAACTGGTATGGTGATACGAGCTCGTGAAAGAAAAGATGACTCTGATGCGTTTGTCCTCCCAACAACTTATGTTTTCGGATACGAGGACAACCGAATGAGTAACTATTATATGAGATTAAGAGAGAAGAATAT GACTCCAACTGCAAGAATATTCAAGACTAAAGGAGGTATTGATTCTTCGTCACCATATATTGGATCCTTCTCATCTAGGGGACCGAATCTTATAACACCTGAAATCCTGAAG CCGGATTTGTGTGCGCCTGGTGTTCACATCTTGGCAGCATGGACACCTTTGAATTCTCCTACTAAGGAACAAATTGATAAGAGAAGGTCACCATATAACATCTTATCGGGCACTTCAATGGCATCTTCACATGTTGCAGCTGCAGCAGCTTATGTCAAATCTTTTAATCCATCACTGTCGCCAACCGCTATAAAATCCGCTCTTATTACCACGg TCTCAAAGATGAGTGAAACAACAACTCCTGATGTAGAATTTGCTTACGGAGCAGGCCACATAAACATTGCTAGTGCCATTAATCCCGGCCTTGTGTATGATGCCAAAATAGTTGATTATGTGCGGTTCTTGTGTGGGCAAGGCTACACAAATGAGCAATTGTATCTTCTTACAAGTGAACATACTTCTTGCACCACTTATGGGAGTACAATTTCTTCGAATCTTAACATGCCTTCATTTTCTATCCCTGTTTCTCGTTCAGCTCGATTTAATGTCACCTTGACTAGAAAAATTACCAATGTGGGAACGGAATCATTTACTTACAGTGCCGTGATTTCGTCTCCGCCGTCGGTACAAATAAGAGTGGTTCCCAACAGACTTTCATTTTCTAGGGTTGGAACAACTGTACAATTCACAATGATTGTAGAGGGAATGCTTACTAGAGAGAACATGGTTTCCGCATCTTTGTCTTGGATAGGTCCCAAAAACACAGTGAGAAGTCCTATTGTTGTATTTGTTAGAGAACAACCATGA